In Ruminococcaceae bacterium BL-6, a genomic segment contains:
- a CDS encoding Restriction endonuclease subunit R, which produces MKFNFKIQQYQTDAVEAVVSVFNGQRHYDRTTYIRDLGKVAPQPVQMRLETPDEYGEQLDLTDELGYKNENIELSDEQLLHNIRERQTLNNIRLSDELSRRLGRCSLDIEMETGTGKTYVYIKTMFELNKRYGWSKFIVVVPSIAIREGVKKSFEMTVDHFMEHYGKKARFFVYNSSNLNQLDNFSSSAGINVMIINTQAFASSLKEDGRSKEARIIYSKRDEFASRRPIDVISANRPIIILDEPQKMGGEVTQKALKSFNPLFSLNYSATHKDHHNLVYVLDALDAYNKRLVKKIEVKGFEVKNFRGTDRYLFLEDIILSNKKPPMARLEFEVNYQKSINRETRILGVGDNLYYLSAGKNMPPLEEYQGYTISEIDPIGASVTFTNGEVITRGDVVGDISEKDMRRIQIRETIISHFKKEESLFHKGIKTLSLFFIDEVAKYRQYDEDGNELLGEYGRIFEQEYINVLNEYITLFDTPYQKYLCSIDVADTHKGYFSIDKKTGHAVDSTLRRGSEFSDDISAYDLILKNKERLLSFDEPTRFIFSHSALREGWDNPNVFQICTLKHSDSTTQKRQEVGRGMRLCVNQDGERMDAETCGTAVHDINLLTVIASESYAPFVSALQKQIKDVLYDRPSKATMDYFLGKTVKIGEVPTTINAKQAKDIYRYLLKNDYVDDNDNVTDSYRADLANNALAPLPPDLQPIAEGVHTLIQGVFDERVLDSMIDNGNKTKIFENELNENFYKKEFQMLWGYINHKYAYAVDFDAAELIQKSIVHIDQNLFVSQLQYTVSTGEQKSDMEATAIERGDAFEAAKTRTETLRHSEISQVKYDLIGKVAEGTILTRRTVAAILSGISPAKLAMFKYNPEEFINKVIRLIKEQKATMIVEHITYDRIQGSYDSDIFTAEKHSQGIDKAFRVHKHIQDYVFTDGIAEQSVERRFAQDLEAANEVCVYAKLPKGFQIPTPVGNYSPDWAIAFYAGTVKHIFFVAETKGTMETLQLKPIEQAKIRCARKLFNEISTENVVYHDVDSYQSLLNIMESL; this is translated from the coding sequence ATGAAGTTTAACTTCAAAATTCAGCAATACCAAACGGACGCGGTGGAAGCTGTCGTCAGTGTCTTTAACGGCCAGCGCCATTATGACCGCACGACCTATATCCGTGACCTCGGCAAAGTGGCGCCGCAGCCGGTTCAGATGCGTTTGGAAACGCCGGATGAATACGGCGAGCAGCTCGATCTGACGGACGAGCTTGGCTATAAAAACGAGAATATCGAGCTCTCCGACGAGCAGCTTCTGCACAATATCCGCGAACGCCAGACGCTGAACAACATCCGGCTGTCCGACGAGCTTTCACGCCGGCTTGGGCGCTGCTCTTTGGATATTGAAATGGAAACCGGCACAGGAAAAACCTATGTTTACATCAAGACCATGTTCGAGCTGAACAAGCGGTACGGCTGGAGCAAATTTATCGTTGTTGTGCCGTCTATCGCCATCCGCGAGGGCGTGAAGAAATCCTTTGAAATGACCGTGGATCACTTCATGGAGCATTACGGGAAAAAAGCGCGGTTCTTCGTCTACAACAGCTCCAATCTTAATCAGCTTGACAATTTTTCCTCCAGCGCCGGTATCAATGTCATGATTATCAACACGCAGGCGTTTGCCTCCTCCCTGAAAGAGGACGGCAGAAGCAAAGAAGCGCGGATTATTTATTCCAAGCGTGACGAATTTGCCTCCCGACGCCCGATTGACGTCATCAGCGCCAACCGTCCGATTATTATTCTCGACGAGCCGCAGAAGATGGGCGGCGAAGTCACGCAGAAAGCGCTGAAAAGCTTCAACCCGCTTTTCAGCCTGAATTATTCCGCCACGCACAAGGATCACCACAACCTTGTCTATGTGCTGGATGCGCTGGATGCCTACAACAAGCGCCTCGTCAAAAAAATCGAGGTCAAGGGCTTTGAAGTGAAAAACTTCCGCGGCACGGACAGGTATCTTTTTCTTGAGGATATTATTCTTTCAAATAAGAAACCGCCGATGGCACGACTGGAGTTTGAGGTCAACTATCAAAAATCCATCAACCGTGAAACCCGCATCCTCGGCGTCGGCGATAATCTGTATTATCTCTCCGCTGGTAAGAACATGCCGCCACTGGAGGAATATCAGGGCTACACGATATCCGAAATCGATCCCATCGGTGCGTCGGTAACCTTTACCAACGGCGAGGTGATTACACGCGGCGATGTAGTCGGCGACATTTCCGAAAAGGATATGCGCCGCATTCAGATACGCGAAACGATTATCTCCCATTTCAAGAAGGAAGAAAGCCTGTTCCATAAGGGCATTAAAACGCTGTCGCTGTTCTTCATCGATGAGGTTGCGAAGTACCGTCAGTACGATGAGGACGGCAATGAGTTGCTCGGCGAGTATGGTCGGATATTCGAGCAGGAGTATATCAACGTGCTCAATGAGTACATCACGCTTTTCGATACGCCGTATCAAAAATATCTGTGCAGCATTGATGTGGCCGACACGCACAAGGGCTATTTCAGCATTGATAAAAAGACTGGACATGCCGTTGACAGTACGCTGAGGCGCGGCTCGGAGTTCTCCGATGATATCTCCGCCTATGATTTGATTTTGAAAAACAAAGAACGCCTGCTTTCCTTTGATGAGCCGACGCGGTTTATCTTTTCCCATTCCGCACTGCGCGAGGGTTGGGACAACCCGAATGTGTTTCAGATTTGTACGCTCAAGCACTCCGACAGCACAACACAGAAACGGCAGGAGGTCGGACGCGGTATGCGCCTGTGCGTCAATCAAGACGGAGAACGCATGGACGCTGAAACCTGCGGGACGGCGGTGCACGACATCAACCTGCTTACAGTAATCGCCAGCGAGAGCTATGCGCCGTTTGTTTCTGCTTTGCAAAAGCAGATCAAGGATGTACTCTACGACAGACCGTCTAAAGCAACAATGGATTACTTCCTTGGCAAAACGGTCAAAATCGGAGAAGTTCCCACGACCATCAATGCGAAGCAGGCAAAGGACATTTACCGTTATCTGCTGAAAAACGATTATGTGGATGACAACGACAATGTCACGGATTCTTACCGCGCTGACCTTGCCAATAACGCGCTTGCGCCGCTGCCGCCTGACCTGCAGCCGATCGCCGAGGGCGTTCACACGTTGATACAGGGCGTGTTTGACGAACGCGTCCTCGACAGTATGATTGATAACGGCAATAAAACCAAAATTTTTGAAAACGAGCTGAACGAAAACTTCTATAAAAAGGAGTTTCAGATGCTTTGGGGCTACATCAACCACAAGTATGCCTATGCTGTGGATTTTGATGCGGCTGAGCTGATTCAGAAATCCATCGTCCATATCGACCAGAACCTCTTTGTTTCGCAGCTCCAATATACCGTTTCTACCGGAGAACAAAAATCCGACATGGAGGCAACAGCCATTGAGCGCGGCGACGCTTTCGAGGCGGCCAAAACGCGCACAGAAACGCTGCGTCACTCGGAAATCAGTCAGGTGAAGTACGATTTGATTGGCAAGGTTGCCGAAGGGACTATCCTGACGCGCCGCACAGTGGCCGCTATTTTGTCCGGAATCAGCCCTGCAAAGCTTGCCATGTTTAAGTACAATCCGGAAGAGTTTATCAACAAAGTCATTCGCCTTATCAAAGAGCAAAAGGCAACGATGATCGTCGAACATATTACATATGACCGGATTCAGGGCAGCTATGACAGCGACATTTTCACGGCTGAAAAACATTCGCAGGGCATCGACAAAGCCTTCCGCGTTCACAAGCATATACAGGACTACGTTTTCACCGACGGCATCGCGGAGCAGAGCGTCGAGCGTCGGTTCGCGCAAGACCTTGAAGCCGCCAATGAAGTCTGTGTCTATGCCAAGCTGCCGAAAGGCTTTCAGATTCCCACACCGGTCGGCAATTATTCACCGGACTGGGCGATTGCGTTTTACGCCGGCACGGTGAAGCATATCTTCTTCGTTGCCGAGACAAAGGGCACAATGGAAACGCTTCAGTTAAAGCCGATAGAGCAGGCCAAAATCCGCTGTGCGCGGAAGTTGTTCAATGAAATATCCACGGAAAACGTGGTATACCACGATGTTGACAGCTACCAGAGCTTGCTGAATATTATGGAAAGCCTATGA
- a CDS encoding AbiJ_NTD3 domain-containing protein, which produces MKQITEITRRDIFDLFLYGTEIDEFFETKKIKYPFYGRLSEMDFLKRIYDLNSLPSNDSRFENAEGDIWQHTINNDDYEAGWVFEDDRFQLQNGEDEVLLTFLCAVFHPAVRSESGYWKEFLDEVNGLLRNDGYELYPESKISGRDVYGWRKYDPEQAAMFIPFSQRYAAEIKDRKLSLSLSMKIRSQLYKVLEKYTTTYRETSETGWQSDILTSEYVFRDISQFYQPKCYNENGDYVATGDMQQFIMKNSPFCVFDAIEFYEKYNSNGEFAMQINSIFKLNSITYKLENGKLINTLDVSISSTTMSGISETGLKELVLEAVRYYSENNKEIAVEKLWDAFERLKTYYSPQLNKAKSAEKIIEDMSASEPHYKAIYEQEFRTLTNIGNSFRIRHHETTKIDIGDSRQYDYFYKRCLALVSVAVLYLEGGSQAR; this is translated from the coding sequence GTGAAACAAATTACTGAAATCACCCGCCGTGATATTTTTGATTTATTTCTCTATGGGACAGAAATTGATGAATTCTTTGAAACGAAAAAGATTAAATACCCTTTCTACGGTAGATTATCAGAGATGGATTTTCTGAAAAGAATATATGATCTCAATTCTTTGCCGAGCAATGATAGCCGCTTCGAGAACGCTGAAGGTGATATTTGGCAACACACAATCAATAATGACGACTACGAAGCCGGATGGGTATTTGAAGATGACCGCTTTCAATTGCAAAATGGCGAAGATGAAGTTCTGTTAACCTTTTTGTGCGCAGTATTCCATCCCGCTGTGCGGTCTGAAAGCGGATACTGGAAGGAGTTTCTTGATGAGGTAAATGGTTTGCTCCGCAATGATGGATATGAACTCTATCCTGAGAGTAAAATTTCAGGAAGAGATGTATATGGCTGGAGGAAATATGACCCGGAGCAAGCAGCTATGTTCATACCATTTTCGCAAAGGTACGCTGCGGAAATCAAAGATCGAAAGTTGAGTCTGTCGCTCAGCATGAAAATTCGCAGCCAACTATATAAAGTTCTCGAGAAGTATACGACTACTTATCGAGAGACAAGCGAGACGGGGTGGCAATCAGATATTTTAACAAGTGAATATGTATTCCGCGACATTTCGCAGTTTTATCAGCCAAAATGTTATAACGAAAATGGAGACTATGTTGCAACAGGAGATATGCAGCAATTTATTATGAAAAACTCTCCGTTTTGCGTGTTCGATGCTATCGAGTTTTATGAGAAGTATAACAGTAACGGGGAGTTCGCTATGCAAATCAACTCCATATTTAAGCTGAATTCTATTACCTATAAGCTTGAAAATGGAAAACTTATTAACACACTTGATGTGAGCATAAGCAGCACAACCATGTCGGGTATTTCTGAAACTGGACTAAAAGAACTTGTCCTTGAGGCTGTTCGGTATTACAGCGAAAATAACAAAGAAATTGCAGTTGAAAAACTGTGGGATGCATTTGAACGCCTAAAGACTTACTATTCTCCGCAACTGAACAAAGCAAAGTCGGCAGAAAAAATCATCGAAGATATGAGTGCCTCCGAACCACATTACAAAGCTATCTATGAGCAAGAGTTCAGGACACTTACTAATATTGGAAATAGTTTTCGAATTCGTCACCATGAAACTACTAAAATTGACATTGGTGATAGTAGGCAATATGACTATTTCTATAAGCGTTGTCTTGCCCTTGTATCTGTCGCAGTACTCTATCTGGAAGGAGGGTCACAAGCGCGATGA
- a CDS encoding Abi_C domain-containing protein, translating into MPELSQLEIGAFLKLYNRGGYVLNFSTNDFDVFTMNSIGLAVCEKYGMSKGKSLMAYLNDACPTDKMKLIKDLFDYYEANYDGEFTPHEDSYSDDFKYSYNTEYAGYYRKCKDIANRVFGVSAPFLQTAKILKDKFSSDYLSAQIDLMIGMQSSNPTEAIGKAKELIESCCKTILDDNYIEWDKNWDVGKLTGETVKCLKLMPADIPDTAPAASEMKALLGNLRAIATNLAALRNPYGSGHGKSASYKGLEERHAKLAVGSSITLVSFLWDTHERRESDAN; encoded by the coding sequence ATGCCGGAATTATCACAATTGGAAATTGGAGCTTTCCTAAAGCTGTACAATCGCGGAGGGTATGTCCTCAACTTTTCGACAAACGATTTTGATGTGTTTACTATGAATAGTATTGGACTTGCTGTTTGTGAAAAATATGGAATGTCAAAAGGTAAATCATTGATGGCGTACCTCAATGATGCGTGCCCGACGGATAAAATGAAACTCATTAAGGATTTGTTTGATTATTACGAAGCAAACTATGACGGCGAATTCACTCCGCATGAAGACTCGTATTCTGATGATTTCAAATATAGTTATAATACGGAATATGCAGGCTACTATCGCAAGTGTAAGGATATAGCGAATCGGGTATTCGGTGTATCTGCGCCGTTTCTTCAAACTGCAAAAATACTTAAAGACAAGTTCTCAAGTGATTATCTTTCCGCGCAGATAGATTTAATGATTGGTATGCAGTCCTCAAATCCCACTGAGGCTATCGGTAAAGCAAAAGAGCTTATTGAGAGCTGTTGTAAAACAATTCTGGATGATAATTATATAGAATGGGATAAAAACTGGGATGTTGGCAAGCTGACGGGGGAAACAGTAAAGTGTTTGAAACTCATGCCAGCAGATATACCCGATACTGCACCTGCTGCCAGCGAAATGAAAGCTCTTTTAGGCAATCTTCGAGCTATTGCTACAAACCTCGCCGCGCTGAGAAATCCATATGGAAGTGGGCATGGAAAGAGCGCGTCGTACAAAGGGCTTGAAGAACGCCATGCTAAACTTGCCGTAGGCAGCAGCATAACTCTCGTTAGCTTCCTTTGGGATACGCACGAAAGGAGAGAGTCGGATGCGAATTGA
- a CDS encoding Type III restriction-modification system methylation subunit, with protein sequence MDKLKMHSINKVDENVEKIARLFPNCVTESLVGGKLSRVVDFDMLKQELSAFVVEGREERYQFTWPDKKKSVLLANAPINKTLRPIRNDETHPTGADSEGKPYCSSGSVNFDTTENLYIEGDNLEVLKLLQETYLGKVKMIYIDPPYNTGNDFVYEDDFAQNAEDYIANSGQYDEEGNRLVQNTERNGRFHTDWLNMMYPRLKLAKDLLTEDGVIFISIDDNEQCNLKKLCDEVFGEDNFISSLVWAAGKKNDSKYVSVSHEYMLCYVKSISTLIENHILWRERKQGLDDIYSEYNALLRQHGTDYAMITQQLREWYKGLPETHPAKNHSHYNCVDKTGIYFASDISWPGGGGPKYEVLHPITHKPVKVPNRGWVFPSEKRMQEMIDAGLIHFGVDETSVPCRKTYLKDGEYSTPYSVFYKDGRASTKRLRTLMGAMVFQNPKDEDIIRSLIEFTLSNNDSIILDFFSGSATTAHAVMQLNAEDGGNRKFIMVQLPEETDEKSEAYKAGYKNICEIGKERIRRAGKKIMEDNKDKSGIKNLDIGFRVLKCDSGNMKDVYYSPSDYEPSLFSSLTDNIKEDRTPEDLLFQVMLDLGVLLSSKIEETAIAGKKVFSVADGYLIACFDENLTDETIKEIAQKKPYYFVMRDGGYASDSVATNFDQIFAAYSPSTIRKVL encoded by the coding sequence ATGGACAAGCTGAAAATGCACAGCATCAATAAAGTGGACGAGAACGTCGAAAAAATCGCACGGCTTTTCCCCAACTGCGTGACCGAATCGCTGGTGGGCGGCAAGCTTTCGCGGGTGGTCGATTTTGATATGCTAAAGCAGGAGCTTTCCGCCTTTGTGGTGGAGGGGCGAGAGGAACGCTATCAGTTCACATGGCCGGACAAGAAAAAATCCGTCCTTCTTGCCAACGCGCCGATTAACAAAACGCTCCGCCCTATTAGGAATGACGAAACGCATCCTACTGGTGCTGATAGTGAGGGGAAACCGTATTGCAGCAGCGGTAGCGTGAACTTTGACACAACCGAAAACCTCTATATCGAGGGCGACAATCTGGAAGTGCTCAAGCTTTTGCAGGAAACTTATCTCGGCAAGGTCAAGATGATCTACATCGACCCGCCCTACAACACGGGCAATGACTTTGTCTATGAGGACGACTTCGCGCAAAACGCGGAGGATTATATCGCCAACAGCGGGCAGTATGACGAGGAGGGCAATCGCCTTGTGCAGAACACAGAGCGCAACGGGCGTTTTCACACCGACTGGCTAAATATGATGTACCCGCGGCTGAAGCTGGCAAAGGATTTGCTGACGGAAGATGGGGTTATTTTTATATCTATTGATGATAATGAACAATGCAATCTTAAGAAGTTGTGCGATGAAGTTTTTGGAGAGGACAACTTTATATCGTCGCTTGTTTGGGCTGCTGGTAAAAAGAATGATTCAAAATATGTCTCTGTTTCACACGAGTACATGCTTTGCTACGTAAAATCCATTTCCACATTAATTGAGAATCATATTCTTTGGCGTGAGAGAAAGCAGGGCCTCGATGATATATATTCTGAGTACAACGCATTGTTACGTCAACATGGAACTGATTATGCAATGATTACCCAACAGTTAAGGGAATGGTATAAAGGTTTACCAGAAACACATCCAGCAAAGAATCACTCACATTATAACTGCGTAGACAAAACAGGAATATACTTTGCATCTGATATTTCATGGCCGGGCGGAGGCGGGCCCAAATATGAGGTGCTGCATCCAATAACTCACAAACCTGTTAAAGTGCCTAACAGAGGCTGGGTGTTCCCATCAGAAAAGCGCATGCAGGAAATGATTGACGCCGGTCTCATCCATTTTGGAGTTGATGAAACAAGTGTTCCCTGCCGAAAAACATACTTGAAAGATGGCGAGTATTCGACGCCATATAGTGTTTTCTATAAAGACGGTCGAGCGTCAACAAAGCGATTGAGAACCCTTATGGGGGCAATGGTTTTTCAGAATCCAAAGGATGAGGACATAATTAGAAGCTTGATTGAGTTTACACTATCCAATAATGATAGCATCATCCTCGACTTTTTTTCCGGCTCTGCCACCACCGCCCACGCCGTTATGCAGCTCAACGCCGAGGACGGCGGCAACCGCAAGTTCATCATGGTACAGCTCCCCGAAGAGACGGACGAGAAAAGCGAAGCTTACAAAGCCGGCTACAAAAACATCTGCGAAATCGGCAAGGAGCGTATCCGCCGTGCCGGAAAGAAAATCATGGAAGACAACAAGGACAAGTCCGGCATTAAGAACCTCGACATCGGCTTCCGCGTCCTCAAGTGCGACAGCGGCAACATGAAAGACGTGTATTACAGCCCGTCCGACTATGAGCCGTCGCTGTTTTCGTCACTGACGGACAACATCAAGGAAGACCGCACCCCCGAAGACCTGCTCTTTCAGGTCATGCTTGACCTCGGCGTGCTGCTTTCCAGCAAAATTGAGGAAACCGCCATTGCCGGCAAGAAGGTGTTTTCCGTCGCCGACGGTTATCTGATTGCCTGCTTTGATGAGAACCTCACCGACGAGACAATCAAAGAGATCGCGCAGAAGAAACCGTATTATTTCGTCATGCGCGACGGCGGCTACGCCAGCGACAGCGTCGCCACAAATTTCGACCAGATTTTCGCGGCATACAGCCCGAGTACGATTAGGAAGGTGTTGTGA
- a CDS encoding protein of unknown function (Evidence 5 : Unknown function), whose protein sequence is MPNDIFAFTLTTKQDCFEKGDCVFSADGDTVGRVLRRLKVAVDPENVFYSYDIESTPDTYQIIESGKKQLYRVSEYNVSPCSTWYTRK, encoded by the coding sequence ATGCCTAATGATATCTTTGCTTTTACTTTAACAACGAAGCAGGACTGTTTTGAAAAAGGAGACTGCGTGTTTTCTGCAGATGGAGACACGGTAGGTAGAGTTCTTCGCCGATTAAAAGTAGCGGTTGACCCAGAGAACGTTTTTTATTCTTACGATATTGAGTCTACACCAGACACTTATCAGATTATTGAAAGCGGAAAGAAACAGCTTTACCGTGTATCGGAATATAACGTAAGCCCATGTTCGACATGGTACACCCGCAAATAA
- a CDS encoding conserved protein of unknown function (Evidence 4 : Unknown function but conserved in other organisms), whose translation MIQLPSATAVGRVLPKEAFYKHLTLSGDLKEKFVTDIKRITLSNSLTATTLHLEAGTEVAEILVLTVELKKQQFDGRIVENIARQNPHKLLFLLRFEDKAQLAVYHAKLYTTAWIPCDKILLQVKGLTLDEIWQGFLEQIALQDGLTEHRPGENIGTTLQRQEMILKLQKEIEKLEKRTQREVQPKKKFELYQQLQELNKRLEDTKNA comes from the coding sequence ATGATACAGTTACCCTCCGCAACGGCTGTCGGGCGTGTACTGCCGAAAGAGGCGTTTTATAAGCACCTGACCTTGAGCGGCGACCTGAAGGAGAAATTTGTAACCGACATCAAGCGCATCACCCTCTCAAACTCCCTGACCGCCACCACGCTTCATCTGGAGGCAGGCACTGAGGTTGCCGAAATCCTGGTGCTGACCGTTGAACTGAAAAAGCAGCAGTTTGACGGGCGCATCGTGGAGAATATCGCCCGGCAGAATCCGCACAAGCTACTGTTTCTGCTGCGGTTTGAGGACAAAGCGCAGCTCGCGGTCTATCACGCGAAGCTTTACACCACGGCATGGATACCTTGTGACAAAATTTTGCTTCAAGTCAAAGGTCTTACACTGGACGAAATATGGCAGGGATTTTTGGAGCAAATCGCCTTACAGGACGGCTTGACCGAACACAGGCCGGGCGAGAACATTGGCACAACATTGCAGCGGCAGGAAATGATTCTGAAACTGCAAAAGGAAATAGAGAAGCTGGAAAAACGGACACAGCGCGAGGTTCAGCCGAAAAAGAAATTTGAGCTGTATCAGCAATTACAGGAGCTGAATAAAAGACTGGAGGACACAAAAAATGCCTAA